Proteins found in one Aerosakkonema funiforme FACHB-1375 genomic segment:
- a CDS encoding DUF58 domain-containing protein, protein MTMKRFLYRLFHFTYALEQSRRRRLTTSGVIILLCLIISATLGLDTNQNLTYQIFTFLLSILIISIVSSRFFTFRFSAVRILPRFATVGVNLKYRIVIHNKTNKIQNNLQLLESFADPRPTFPEFIATPEPEEEKRNAFDRYVGYYRWVWLIARKRVATAKAIDLPPLPPNSKTEIVYEIAPAYRGVIRFADLTVIRPDVFGLFNACVTNHLPQSLLVLPKLYNVPPIKLPGARRYQSGGVALASSVGDSEEFRSLREYRPGDSLRKIHWKSWAKVGKPIVKEEQDEFFVRHALILDTFQSVKYSQILEEAIAIAASLACEVQTQESLLDLMFVGHEAYCFTFGRGLSHTDKMLEILASVVACRDKSFDAIIPVVMERVSLLSGCICIFLCWDDDRKRLVNYLSGMGIHSLVLILTDADKTNNFDRESMPDGMATFRILNLGKIQEELMQL, encoded by the coding sequence ATGACAATGAAACGTTTTCTTTATCGACTTTTCCATTTCACTTATGCACTCGAACAATCGCGCCGCAGACGATTGACAACCAGTGGAGTAATAATTTTATTATGTTTGATTATCTCAGCCACGCTTGGCTTAGATACCAATCAAAACTTAACTTATCAGATATTTACTTTCCTTTTATCAATCCTCATCATATCAATTGTTTCCAGTCGGTTTTTTACCTTCCGTTTCAGTGCAGTTCGGATTCTCCCCCGATTCGCAACAGTTGGCGTCAACCTCAAGTACCGCATTGTCATTCACAACAAAACCAACAAAATCCAAAACAACCTGCAATTATTGGAAAGTTTTGCCGACCCCCGTCCCACTTTTCCAGAATTTATCGCCACACCGGAACCTGAAGAAGAAAAACGGAATGCTTTTGATAGATATGTGGGATATTATCGCTGGGTGTGGTTGATTGCGAGGAAACGAGTAGCGACAGCGAAAGCGATAGATTTACCTCCGCTTCCACCCAACAGTAAAACCGAAATCGTCTATGAGATTGCACCTGCTTATCGAGGCGTGATTCGGTTTGCTGATTTAACAGTTATTCGACCCGATGTTTTTGGTTTATTCAATGCTTGTGTAACCAATCATTTACCGCAATCTTTGTTAGTTTTGCCCAAATTATACAACGTACCACCGATTAAACTTCCCGGCGCGAGGAGATATCAATCTGGTGGTGTGGCGTTAGCTTCATCGGTGGGAGATTCAGAGGAATTTCGGTCTTTGCGAGAATATCGTCCGGGAGACTCCCTGCGAAAAATTCACTGGAAAAGTTGGGCGAAAGTTGGTAAACCAATTGTCAAAGAAGAACAAGATGAATTTTTTGTCCGCCACGCGCTGATTTTAGATACATTTCAAAGCGTTAAGTATAGTCAAATCTTAGAAGAAGCAATAGCAATAGCCGCTTCTTTAGCCTGCGAAGTGCAAACTCAAGAATCCTTATTAGATTTGATGTTCGTCGGACACGAAGCTTATTGTTTTACCTTTGGTAGAGGCTTGAGTCATACCGACAAAATGCTGGAAATTCTCGCTTCTGTTGTCGCTTGTCGGGATAAATCTTTTGATGCGATTATTCCTGTAGTGATGGAGAGGGTTTCGCTATTGAGTGGCTGTATCTGCATCTTCCTCTGTTGGGATGATGACCGAAAAAGGTTAGTTAATTATCTGAGTGGGATGGGTATTCATAGTTTAGTCTTAATTTTAACAGATGCAGATAAAACAAACAACTTCGATCGCGAATCAATGCCAGATGGAATGGCAACTTTCCGCATCTTAAACTTAGGCAAAATCCAAGAGGAATTAATGCAGTTATGA
- a CDS encoding AAA family ATPase has product MDNANYSNNTLSGKEIYEKICHNIQKVMKGQSTAIRKLLSAFASGGHVLLEDYPGTGKTTLAKALAYSVDVSFKRIQFTPDLLPSDILGISMLDPSDRTFHFHEGPIFAHVVLADEINRASPRTQSALLEAMAEFQVSVDGNVRKLKEPFFVIATQNPVESRGTYPLPEAQMDRFALQFSLGYISPEDEVNLLSDQIQQHPIDTIQPCVDLQDIIKLKQQVKQVRISEELKRYLVDIVNATRSAEGVQLGASPRGSLALMKIAQALALFDGYEFVTPEHIQELAVAVIAHRLVMEPQARFSGKTAAGVVEEILKSLPVPT; this is encoded by the coding sequence ATGGATAATGCCAACTACTCCAATAATACCTTATCTGGCAAAGAAATTTATGAAAAAATTTGTCACAATATTCAAAAGGTGATGAAAGGGCAATCAACAGCAATCAGAAAGCTGTTGTCAGCCTTTGCTAGTGGCGGTCACGTTCTCCTAGAAGATTATCCCGGAACAGGTAAAACCACCTTAGCCAAAGCATTAGCATATTCCGTCGATGTCAGCTTCAAACGCATTCAATTTACACCAGATCTGCTACCATCAGATATATTAGGAATTTCGATGCTAGATCCGAGCGATCGCACCTTTCATTTCCACGAAGGGCCGATTTTTGCTCATGTTGTCTTAGCTGACGAAATCAATCGCGCTTCACCGCGCACTCAATCGGCGCTATTAGAAGCAATGGCAGAATTTCAAGTCAGCGTTGATGGAAATGTCCGCAAACTTAAAGAGCCATTTTTTGTCATCGCTACTCAAAATCCCGTCGAATCTCGCGGGACTTACCCGCTTCCAGAAGCCCAAATGGATAGATTTGCGCTGCAATTTAGTTTGGGATACATATCGCCGGAAGATGAGGTAAATTTACTTTCAGATCAAATTCAACAACATCCGATCGATACCATTCAACCTTGCGTTGACCTCCAAGATATCATAAAATTAAAACAGCAGGTCAAACAAGTTAGGATTAGTGAAGAATTAAAACGGTATCTTGTCGATATTGTCAATGCTACTAGGTCAGCAGAAGGCGTACAATTAGGTGCAAGTCCTAGAGGTTCTCTCGCCTTAATGAAAATTGCCCAAGCATTAGCTTTGTTCGATGGCTATGAATTTGTCACGCCAGAACATATTCAAGAATTGGCGGTAGCAGTAATTGCACATCGGTTAGTTATGGAACCCCAAGCGCGTTTCTCTGGGAAAACCGCCGCCGGAGTTGTGGAAGAAATACTCAAATCTCTACCTGTTCCCACTTGA
- a CDS encoding Tse2 family ADP-ribosyltransferase toxin, with amino-acid sequence MAKLYYRGMAEENGKPKVGRSARLLGVRPGIDIDVEQMPRNWLDENGYLRSEIDQNSTDRPVAVAIRNTKGMSTSLSIESLPAFRRPDKFGGKGKDPVWQIEDSKITGDLEAVQDSPTHVSILPKTTMLLEKYEAALANTQNDWEKVK; translated from the coding sequence ATGGCTAAACTCTACTACCGAGGGATGGCAGAGGAAAACGGTAAACCTAAAGTAGGGCGTAGCGCTCGATTATTAGGAGTTCGACCTGGTATTGATATTGATGTAGAACAAATGCCTAGAAATTGGCTTGACGAAAATGGATATTTGCGATCGGAAATAGACCAAAATTCTACCGATCGACCTGTAGCTGTCGCAATTAGAAATACAAAGGGAATGTCTACTTCGCTTTCAATCGAAAGTCTACCAGCTTTTAGAAGACCCGATAAATTTGGCGGCAAAGGAAAAGATCCCGTCTGGCAAATTGAAGATAGCAAAATCACCGGAGATTTGGAAGCAGTTCAGGACAGCCCAACTCATGTAAGTATCTTGCCCAAGACTACAATGTTATTAGAGAAATACGAGGCTGCACTGGCAAATACTCAAAACGATTGGGAAAAAGTTAAATGA
- a CDS encoding TIGR04255 family protein: protein MVNTNPLIAQPPKEVPLKKAPLIRAIAQVRFPPILSIEKKDFVASFQEAIREKYPILQPEQTQGLVFGSQGVMQIAPQLTWRFVDLTNNWRVSLAPNFVALETTAYSSRRDFLERLESVLVALNNSFNPQIIERFGLRYIDRLVGQDAKDIGSLVKPEIAGIAATEFREYVQQTINESLFIMPEGGEQIIARWGIIPAGATFDPDAIEPIPEPSWILDLDMSLSKNREFSIEELMSESNRFAERIYTFFRWVVNDEFLRRFGGEL from the coding sequence GTGGTTAATACAAACCCACTCATCGCACAGCCACCTAAAGAAGTGCCGTTAAAAAAAGCACCTCTGATTCGAGCGATCGCACAGGTACGCTTTCCACCTATTCTTTCGATCGAAAAGAAAGATTTTGTAGCTTCATTTCAAGAAGCCATTCGAGAAAAATATCCCATCCTTCAACCAGAACAAACTCAGGGTTTAGTTTTTGGTTCTCAAGGTGTTATGCAAATTGCACCCCAATTAACTTGGCGGTTTGTAGATCTAACAAACAATTGGCGAGTTTCATTAGCACCTAACTTTGTTGCACTTGAAACAACTGCTTACTCAAGTCGTCGTGATTTTTTAGAACGTTTAGAAAGCGTACTTGTAGCACTTAATAATAGTTTTAATCCCCAAATTATTGAACGATTTGGGTTGCGATATATCGATCGATTAGTTGGACAAGATGCCAAAGATATCGGATCGCTCGTCAAACCTGAAATAGCTGGCATTGCTGCCACAGAGTTTAGAGAATATGTTCAGCAAACTATTAATGAATCTTTGTTTATCATGCCAGAGGGAGGTGAACAAATTATCGCTAGATGGGGAATTATTCCGGCTGGTGCTACTTTCGATCCAGATGCGATCGAACCTATTCCCGAACCTAGCTGGATACTCGATTTAGATATGTCCCTTTCCAAAAATAGAGAATTTAGCATTGAGGAGTTAATGAGTGAATCAAATCGGTTTGCCGAAAGGATTTATACTTTCTTTCGATGGGTAGTCAATGATGAATTTTTGCGACGCTTTGGGGGTGAATTATGA
- a CDS encoding XRE family transcriptional regulator encodes MTTLLGKKPDERLSSTSALGAMRNLDTHPFIGCSIFLSRSNTTTSTITSDRNLLAAWEMTTSGVTLPSTSSPQVTQKALNELRRLSGLTWEQLAKIFHVSRRSLHFWASGQPLSRFNEENLNRLLGTIQYIDRGSANLNRSLLLKPGSDGRPLIDLLALGKHEEVKQIIGAGNAAVKPELVPLSEEARMSRMPQNPADLVDALPDSIHREVGKSRPARAARSRRNSSEQ; translated from the coding sequence ATGACTACTCTTTTAGGTAAAAAACCGGATGAGCGGTTATCGAGTACTTCTGCACTGGGAGCGATGCGGAATTTAGATACTCATCCCTTTATTGGCTGTAGTATTTTCCTGTCTCGTTCTAACACAACCACTTCCACAATAACAAGCGATCGCAATTTATTAGCTGCTTGGGAAATGACCACAAGTGGCGTTACTCTACCATCAACCAGTTCTCCACAAGTAACGCAGAAAGCCCTTAATGAACTGAGAAGATTGAGTGGGTTAACTTGGGAGCAACTGGCTAAAATTTTCCATGTTTCACGCCGAAGTCTTCATTTTTGGGCAAGCGGACAACCGCTATCTCGCTTTAACGAAGAAAACCTAAATCGGCTTTTGGGTACGATTCAATATATCGATCGAGGAAGTGCAAATCTCAATCGCAGTTTGTTATTGAAACCCGGTAGTGATGGTAGACCTCTTATTGATTTATTGGCGCTAGGTAAACACGAAGAAGTTAAACAAATTATTGGTGCTGGTAATGCTGCTGTCAAACCAGAATTAGTGCCTTTATCGGAAGAAGCACGAATGTCACGTATGCCACAAAATCCAGCAGATTTAGTTGATGCGCTCCCAGATTCTATTCATCGTGAGGTAGGAAAATCTAGACCAGCGAGAGCAGCAAGGAGTCGAAGAAACAGTAGTGAACAATGA
- the acsF gene encoding magnesium-protoporphyrin IX monomethyl ester (oxidative) cyclase: MVTSVPKPTLDVSESKTKALKENILTPRFYTTDFETAAKLDLSAQDSEFQAMLAEMRADYNRHHFVRDETFDRSWENLTGEARQAFIDYLERSCVSEFSGFLLFKELSRKLKDRNPVLSEMFHLMARDEARHAGFLNKAMGDFGSTMDLAYLTKNRVYTFFPIEWVIYTVYLSEKIGYWRYIIIYRHLEKHPENQFYPLFRYFESWCQDENRHGDIFKALLRSQPKLWQTWQSRLWSRFFLLTVFATHTLTVHERTGFYNVLGIDATEFDREVIRKTNETAARAFPSVLDTEHPQFFDRLHRCSDLNLQMSEIDRSSQPKWVKKLRKLPLQLSIIGHLVRIYLTKGIDAEALKGTVR, translated from the coding sequence ATGGTTACTTCTGTGCCAAAGCCCACTCTGGATGTATCCGAAAGCAAAACGAAGGCGCTCAAAGAAAACATCCTCACGCCCCGCTTTTACACGACAGACTTTGAAACGGCGGCAAAGCTGGATTTGTCAGCCCAGGACAGCGAATTTCAGGCAATGCTGGCAGAAATGCGGGCGGATTACAATCGGCATCACTTTGTCCGGGATGAGACGTTCGATCGCTCTTGGGAAAACCTGACTGGAGAAGCCAGACAAGCATTTATCGATTATTTGGAGAGGTCTTGCGTTTCCGAGTTTTCCGGCTTTCTGCTATTTAAGGAACTCTCGCGCAAACTCAAGGATCGCAATCCCGTACTCTCCGAGATGTTTCACCTCATGGCGCGAGATGAAGCCCGTCATGCGGGATTCCTCAACAAAGCAATGGGCGATTTTGGCTCGACGATGGATTTAGCCTACTTGACAAAAAATCGAGTTTATACATTCTTCCCGATCGAGTGGGTAATTTACACAGTTTATCTATCAGAGAAGATTGGTTATTGGCGTTACATCATTATTTATCGCCATTTAGAAAAACATCCCGAAAATCAGTTTTATCCGCTATTCCGCTACTTTGAAAGCTGGTGTCAGGACGAAAACCGCCACGGAGATATTTTCAAAGCATTATTGCGATCGCAACCCAAACTCTGGCAAACTTGGCAATCTCGGTTATGGAGTCGCTTTTTCCTACTGACAGTATTTGCGACCCATACCCTCACCGTTCACGAACGCACTGGTTTTTATAACGTGCTGGGAATCGATGCAACCGAATTCGATCGGGAAGTCATTCGCAAAACCAACGAAACAGCAGCGCGTGCATTCCCATCAGTTCTCGACACCGAACATCCACAGTTTTTCGATCGCCTGCATCGCTGTTCCGATCTAAACTTGCAAATGTCCGAGATCGATCGGAGTTCTCAACCCAAATGGGTGAAAAAGTTGCGTAAATTACCATTGCAACTATCAATTATCGGTCATTTGGTGCGGATTTATCTGACCAAAGGGATTGACGCAGAAGCACTGAAAGGAACAGTGCGGTAA
- a CDS encoding biliverdin-producing heme oxygenase, whose product MSHDLASRLREGTKHSHTVAENTAYMKCFLKGIVEREPFRKLLANLYYVYSTLEEALRQHLEHPGIGGIYFPELNRTANLEKDLAYYYGENWREEITPLPAGKIYVDRLNEIANTDPALLIAHAYTRYMGDLSGGQALKNIVRSALNLPADIGTGLHDFEQIATPEARREFKEKYRLALNSLPLEEATIQRIVDEANYAFQLNRDVVHELEDDVKAAIGEHVFDLLTRQDRPGSTERVPHNSVSEAPVLQHSI is encoded by the coding sequence ATGAGCCACGATTTAGCCAGCCGCCTGCGAGAAGGTACAAAACATTCCCACACCGTCGCGGAAAACACGGCATATATGAAGTGCTTCCTGAAAGGGATTGTAGAGCGGGAGCCATTTCGCAAGTTGCTGGCAAATCTGTATTATGTTTACAGTACGTTGGAAGAAGCGCTGCGGCAGCATCTGGAGCATCCAGGAATAGGAGGGATATATTTCCCGGAACTCAACCGCACGGCCAATCTGGAAAAAGATTTAGCATATTACTACGGTGAAAATTGGCGCGAGGAAATTACTCCTTTACCTGCTGGTAAGATTTATGTCGATCGCCTAAACGAAATCGCCAATACCGATCCGGCACTTTTAATCGCACACGCCTACACCCGTTATATGGGCGATTTGTCCGGCGGTCAGGCATTGAAAAATATTGTGCGATCGGCCCTAAATTTGCCTGCCGATATAGGTACTGGATTGCATGATTTCGAGCAAATTGCCACCCCAGAAGCCCGACGAGAATTTAAGGAAAAATATCGGCTTGCACTCAATTCCTTACCGCTTGAAGAAGCAACAATTCAACGCATTGTAGACGAAGCTAATTATGCTTTTCAACTCAATCGCGATGTTGTTCACGAATTGGAAGACGATGTAAAAGCTGCCATTGGCGAACACGTATTCGATCTGCTCACCCGTCAGGATAGACCGGGTAGCACAGAGCGAGTTCCGCACAATTCCGTCAGCGAAGCTCCCGTGCTTCAACACAGCATTTAA